A single region of the Salvia miltiorrhiza cultivar Shanhuang (shh) chromosome 8, IMPLAD_Smil_shh, whole genome shotgun sequence genome encodes:
- the LOC130998797 gene encoding uncharacterized protein LOC130998797, translated as MESQNNTPEITAAADADAAPEPSSSSTAAAASASRLSSVHVTALDGIVSVNSLFTMSIFIGFSLTVPETATAASRPECTASPGTVRRLIVYEVAAFSFFLFSSLIAQSLKLSINLINSMDPTDPHKADIDPDFLKYGLFGSAVGSVAGCVFLLKCDAFI; from the coding sequence ATGGAGTCTCAAAACAACACACCGGAGATTACCGCCGCCGCCGATGCCGACGCAGCACCTGaaccctcctcctcctccaccgccgccgccgcctccgccagCCGGCTGTCGAGCGTGCACGTGACGGCCCTCGACGGCATCGTGAGCGTGAACTCCCTCTTCACCATGTCCATCTTCATCGGCTTCTCCCTCACGGTGCCGGAGACGGCCACGGCCGCGTCCCGCCCCGAGTGCACGGCGAGCCCCGGCACGGTGCGGCGGCTGATCGTGTACGAGGTGGCGGCGTTCagcttcttcctcttctcctCCCTCATCGCGCAGAGCCTCAAGCTCTCCATCAACCTCATCAACAGCATGGACCCCACCGACCCGCACAAGGCCGACATCGACCCGGACTTCCTCAAATACGGGCTGTTCGGATCCGCCGTCGGCTCCGTCGCCGGCTGCGTGTTCCTATTGAAGTGTGATGCATttatctag